The Corvus moneduloides isolate bCorMon1 chromosome 5, bCorMon1.pri, whole genome shotgun sequence genome includes a region encoding these proteins:
- the HNRNPDL gene encoding heterogeneous nuclear ribonucleoprotein D-like yields the protein MEDATEMSGGQEEFAEGSKINASKNQQDDGKMFIGGLSWDTSKKDLTEYLSRFGEVVDCTIKTDPVTGRSRGFGFVLFKDAASVEKVLELKEHKLDGKLIDPKRAKALKGKEPPKKVFVGGLSPDTSEEQIKEYFGAFGEIENIELPMDTKTNERRGFCFITYTDEEPVKKLLESRYHQIGSGKCEIKVAQPKEVYRQQQQQQKGGKSNSSGGRGGGRGRGRGQGQNWNQGFNNYYDQGYGNYNSAYSDQSYSGYGGYDYSGYNYPNYGYGPGYTDYSGQQSTYGKASRGGGNHQNNYQPY from the exons ATGGAGGACGCGACCGAGATGAGCGGCGGCCAGGAGGAGTTCGCCGAGGGCTCCAAGATCAACGCGAGCAAGAACCAGCAGGACGACGG GAAAATGTTCATCGGAGGCCTCAGCTGGGACACCAGCAAGAAGGACCTGACGGAGTATCTCTCGCGGTTTGGCGAGGTTGTGGATTGCACAATCAAAACAGACCCAGTCACTGGAAGGTCGAGGGGGTTTGGATTCGTGCTCTTCAAGGATGCCGCCAGCGTGGAGAAG GTGTTGGAACTGAAGGAACACAAACTGGATGGGAAGTTAATAGATCCTAAAAGGGCAAAAGCACTGAAAGGGAAGGAGCCACCAAAAAAAGTGTTTGTTGGTGGGCTGAGTCCAGATACATCTGAAGAACAGATTAAGGAGTACTTTGGTGCTTTTGGCGAG ATTGAAAACATTGAACTTCCCATGGACACAAAGACAAATGAAAGGAGGGGCTTCTGTTTTATCACATACACAGATGAAGAGCCAGTAAAGAAGTTACTAGAGAGCAGATACCACCAGATTGGTTCAGGCAAG TGTGAGATCAAAGTAGCACAGCCCAAAGAGGTgtacaggcagcagcagcagcagcagaaaggagggaaaagcaaTTCTTCTGGTGGACGTGGAGGCGGAAGGGGGCGTGGACGGG GTCAGGGACAAAACTGGAACCAAGGATTTAATAACTATTATGATCAAGGCTATGGAAATTACAATAGTGCTTACAGTGATCAGAGCTACAGTGGCTATGGAGGCTATGACTACTCTGGGTACAACTATCCCAACTATGGATATGGGCCAGGATACACAGATTACAGTG GCCAACAAAGCACGTATGGGAAGGCGTCCCGTGGCGGCGGCAACCACCAAAACAACTACCAGCCGTACTAA